Genomic window (Tepidisphaeraceae bacterium):
CGGCGGTCAGGGCACTGTTGCCGAACTGACGCAAATCGATCTGCATCACGCGGTGTTCGATCACGCGCCAGTCGGTGGCCACACGCTGGGCGGCGTGCAGCTCGTGGCGGTGGCGCTGGCCGTAGTCGAAGGCGAGGGAATAGAGCTCGTCGAATCCTTCGGCCCGCGCGATGGCCAGACAGGTGGTGCTGTCGAGGCCGCCACTGGTGAGGACGATTGCGCGGGTGCGAAGCGACGCCATGGGCGGGAGTGTACAGGATCGGGATTGGGTCGACACTGGCATCGGCACTGGTTGCTTCAACGACCCGTCCGGCGGGCGCCGGATCAGGGGAAGGCACGTGACGCGGGATGTGCTAAATTGGCATACAGCAAAGGAGCGTGCCGACCGTGGAAACTGCTGCCAACAATGCGAACGCGCCGATCGACTTCGAGTCGCTCGTCACGCGCTGCTTGGGTGATCCGCAGTTCGCCAAGGCAATGCTGCACCTGTTCGCGACCCAGGCGCCGGACATGGTACAGGCGATCGAGCAGGCCCTGGCCGACGGCGACGCGACACGGGCGGCCCGGGCTGCACATGCGCTGAAGGGGTCGACCGCGAACTTGTCGGCGACCTCGCTGAGCGCGGTGGTGGCGCAGATCGAACAGCACTGTCTGGCCAACCGATTGGACGATGCGCGACAGGCGATGCCCACGCTGGCCTACGAGCTGGAACGGTGCATGCGTTTCATCGAGGTCAGCATCGCCGCGAAAGCCCCGTCGTGATGCTTACAGGCTGGTTCCGGTTGGCGATCAAATCAATGCCACAACGTGTCATCCCGATGGGAGCCTTGGCGACCTGAGGGATCTCCCACGGCCAAGAACGTCCGTGGTTCGAGATCCCTCAGGTCGCCTTAGGCTCCCATCGGGATGACAAGTGGGCGCGAGGCGACACACTTTTGCCCGTCAGCCTTAGGCTTTGCTCGAGATGACACGTCCTGCTGGCACAAGTCGTCCGCCGCACCCAAGCGTGCAGCGGCCATCCCGACCGCCGGCCCTACGCCGCCACTGCCTGCGGTTGCGTGCCCGCGGGGGTCACGCGCAGGTCGACCAGTTCGTTGCGCCGCAGCACGGTCACCGACTTCGGCTCGCCGATCGTGTCGCCGGTCAGCAGGCGGTGGAGCGCGTCGATGTGCGGCGTCGGCTTGCCCTCGAACGCGATCACCACGTCGCCCTCGGCCAATCCACCGGCAGTGGCGGGGCCGGTCGGCTCCAGGTTCGTCACCAGGATGCCGCTCTCGATGTCCAGGTGGTGGAAGCGCACCACGCGTCGGTGCAGCGGCACGTTCTGACCGGCCAGGCCGAGGTAGGCGCGGGTGATCCGGCCGTCCTTGATCAGCTTGGCCGCCACCCATTGGGCGGCGTTGGCGGGGGTGGCGAAGCAGATGCCCTGGGCGCTGGCGATGATGGCGGTGTTCACGCCGATCACCTCGCCCTGGCTGTTCACCAGCGGGCCACCACTGTTGCCGGGGTTCAGCGCGGCGTCTGTCTGGATCACGTCATCGATCAACCGCCCGCTTTGGCTGCGAAACGACCGGCCGAGGTTGCTCACCACGCCGGCGGTTACGGTGTACTGGAAGCCATAGGGGTTGCCGATCGCGATCGCCAGCTGACCCACCTGCAGCGCCGCAGAGTCGGCGAACAACACGGGCGTCAGGCCGCTCGCGTTGATGTGGATGACGGCTAAATCCGTATCCGGATCGTCGCCCACCAGCGTCGCCGGCACCGTGCGGCCGTCGGCGAGCGTAACGTTGATCTGTTCGGCGTTGTGCACGACGTGGCTGTTGGTCAGCACGAAGCCATCGGGCGTGAAGACGAAGCCCGACCCACTGCCCCCGCGCCGCCGCTGCGGCATCGGTCGACCGTTGGCGGGACTGGCTTGCGCCGGCAACGTCACTTCGATGTAGACCACCGCCGGGCTGGCCCGCTTCACCGCCGCCACGACGGCGGTCGAGTAGGCGTCGAGCAGCGGGGCGTCCTCGGTCAAACTGGGCCGGGCGGAAACGGTCGGGGCTTCGGCCTCGGCCGTCGCATT
Coding sequences:
- a CDS encoding Hpt domain-containing protein, producing METAANNANAPIDFESLVTRCLGDPQFAKAMLHLFATQAPDMVQAIEQALADGDATRAARAAHALKGSTANLSATSLSAVVAQIEQHCLANRLDDARQAMPTLAYELERCMRFIEVSIAAKAPS
- a CDS encoding trypsin-like peptidase domain-containing protein gives rise to the protein MNRILQYINATAEAEAPTVSARPSLTEDAPLLDAYSTAVVAAVKRASPAVVYIEVTLPAQASPANGRPMPQRRRGGSGSGFVFTPDGFVLTNSHVVHNAEQINVTLADGRTVPATLVGDDPDTDLAVIHINASGLTPVLFADSAALQVGQLAIAIGNPYGFQYTVTAGVVSNLGRSFRSQSGRLIDDVIQTDAALNPGNSGGPLVNSQGEVIGVNTAIIASAQGICFATPANAAQWVAAKLIKDGRITRAYLGLAGQNVPLHRRVVRFHHLDIESGILVTNLEPTGPATAGGLAEGDVVIAFEGKPTPHIDALHRLLTGDTIGEPKSVTVLRRNELVDLRVTPAGTQPQAVAA